A stretch of DNA from Hydrogenophaga sp. SL48:
CTGTACTGGCCTTGTACGCCTCGCGCTGGATGGAGCGGCACCATGAGGTGCGCAGCGTCAAAGCCTTCCACAACGGCCTTGCGCCGGTGGTGGTGGCCCTGCTGTTTTCGTCGGCGGTGTACGTCTACCCCTCCAAGACCATGACCTTGCACGATCTGGCGCTGGCGGTGTTGTGCCTGACGGCGTTCGTGCTGCTGCTCAAAACCCGCATGAACCTGATGCTGCTGTTGGTCGCCGGTGCCACCGCTGGTGCGCTGGGGCTGGTTTAAGCGCCCCGTAGCGGCGCGCTCCGCCGCGGGATCGACCTTTCGGCCTGCCGTGGCTGGGGCGTCACCTCCGGCCCAAGCAAGGCGCGGATTTTTTCCAGATTTCTGATGGTGGCGTTCAGGTGCTCGCTCATCGCGGCCGATGCGTCCATTAGCCGCTCTGCTTCAATCAGATCCAGGATATCCAGGTGCTGCTGGCAGTGCGCCGCGTACCGCACACGGTCCTTCATCGACCGGTACGACAACAGGCGCCGCAGGCGGTGGACCCGACGTACAGCGTCGATGAAAAACGCGTTTCCTGAAGCCTGCACCAAGGCCTCGTGAAACAGCACGCCCCGGTCGTGCAACTCCTCGGGCGTGGCGGTTTCGATGCCACCGTTCAGCAGTCGCCGCTCGGTGGCACGCAGGCGTGCGATCACCTGGGGATCCAGGTGGTAGCCAGGCTCCAGCAAGGCGGCAGGCTCCAGCGCCAGACGCAGCCGGTAGGACTTCAGCAGACTGCCGGGGGTGGTCAGGATGGCACTGAAGTCCCAGCCGTAGCCAGGGCGTTTCTGCATCCACCCTTCATCGGCAATCCGGTGCAGCAGGGTGTGCAGCTGACCGCCTGAGAGGCTGTACCTCGACCTCAGGTCAGCTTCGGTCACCTCGTCGGGCAAGACCCCATTGAGGCGGTCTTCCGCCAGCTGAAAGTACGCCGCGCTCAAGGAGTCGGTCTGCGAGACCTGGAACTCCGTCGCCAGCAACCTGGCGACCCGATCCAACGACGCGGCGAGAAAGAAGCCGCGGTTCGGCTCATGAACCACCACACCCTTTTCTTGCAGCCTGACCAACGCCTGGCTGACCGGGGTGCGCGACACCTTCAGGCGTCCGGCCAATGCGGCCGCCGTCAGGTGAGCCCCCTCGGCCAGCCCCTGATCAAGAA
This window harbors:
- a CDS encoding GntR family transcriptional regulator — translated: MNMLARQILEAVLDQGLAEGAHLTAAALAGRLKVSRTPVSQALVRLQEKGVVVHEPNRGFFLAASLDRVARLLATEFQVSQTDSLSAAYFQLAEDRLNGVLPDEVTEADLRSRYSLSGGQLHTLLHRIADEGWMQKRPGYGWDFSAILTTPGSLLKSYRLRLALEPAALLEPGYHLDPQVIARLRATERRLLNGGIETATPEELHDRGVLFHEALVQASGNAFFIDAVRRVHRLRRLLSYRSMKDRVRYAAHCQQHLDILDLIEAERLMDASAAMSEHLNATIRNLEKIRALLGPEVTPQPRQAERSIPRRSAPLRGA